Proteins from one Leptonema illini DSM 21528 genomic window:
- a CDS encoding AraC family transcriptional regulator — MNGWIEFRPQHIRLQGIIERYLLRRLTPLRKSYSARILPRSGPSLFIDLGRTSDVDRFQLNGLHETFYCMPVEAGVQIDQIIVEFTPGALRSFSSVPMPLLRSQLLPVYELFGTPQEWSSLATALIPHLPERRVLFLEEFLMAKLKEGQRTERLIYDIVHEMKQTNALHARAELERRSSYGIRTLERQFLDMTGMNRRSLLAVFRFERARDQLALLEKESAGQSLTGIALDAGYYDQAQFNRDMKRRTGLPPGRLRGEIPACDDC, encoded by the coding sequence GTGAACGGCTGGATTGAGTTTCGTCCCCAGCATATCAGGTTGCAGGGGATCATCGAACGATATCTTCTACGACGTCTCACGCCTCTTCGCAAATCCTACTCCGCTCGTATTCTTCCGCGTAGCGGTCCGTCGCTTTTTATTGATCTCGGCAGAACTTCGGATGTCGACCGTTTTCAGTTAAACGGACTGCATGAGACCTTTTACTGCATGCCGGTCGAAGCTGGCGTGCAGATCGATCAGATCATCGTTGAATTCACGCCGGGTGCTCTGCGATCTTTCTCATCGGTTCCGATGCCGCTTCTTCGTTCACAGCTGCTTCCTGTCTATGAGCTGTTTGGAACACCGCAGGAGTGGTCCAGCCTTGCCACAGCGTTGATACCGCATCTGCCCGAAAGACGCGTCCTGTTTCTCGAAGAGTTCTTGATGGCTAAACTCAAAGAAGGCCAGAGGACGGAGCGATTGATTTATGACATCGTCCATGAGATGAAACAAACAAACGCGTTACATGCTCGCGCAGAGCTGGAAAGGCGCAGCTCTTATGGGATTCGTACATTAGAAAGACAGTTCCTCGATATGACGGGCATGAATCGTCGTTCTCTGCTTGCCGTTTTTCGTTTTGAGCGGGCTCGGGATCAGCTGGCTTTGCTTGAAAAGGAGAGCGCCGGACAATCGCTGACGGGGATCGCCCTTGATGCCGGTTACTACGATCAAGCGCAGTTCAATCGTGATATGAAGCGGCGCACGGGATTGCCGCCGGGCCGGCTGCGCGGTGAGATTCCGGCCTGTGACGATTGCTGA
- a CDS encoding SDR family NAD(P)-dependent oxidoreductase, translated as MDKTLDKTMATTETTKQEKISLLTGAAGGIGREIARLLDHEGYRQILVDLNEEKLNSVASELSIAPHCIVSNITDVRNVASIREQVQSRFGRLDVLVNNAGVIMTTPFDEAHYDEIDREYSVNYRAVLHFMREFIPVMKRQKSGNIVTISSLGGILPLKEAPGYCGSKFGVRGFMLAQNIALRRHGITVSTIYPTAIDTPMLEHEALHGGSLLNFVSDPLKPVQVAQAVIRAIKKRKMEIAVPTSEGYLCKFLGFFPGVIPAVLPFVERIADRNRLKYIKRKGLAPM; from the coding sequence ATGGATAAGACATTGGATAAGACAATGGCGACGACAGAAACAACGAAGCAGGAGAAGATTTCGCTATTAACCGGAGCGGCCGGCGGTATCGGGCGTGAGATCGCCCGGTTGCTTGATCATGAGGGCTACAGGCAGATCCTTGTGGATCTGAACGAAGAAAAGCTAAATAGCGTGGCTTCAGAGCTGAGCATCGCTCCGCATTGCATCGTTTCGAATATTACCGACGTGAGGAACGTTGCGAGCATCCGGGAGCAGGTGCAGAGCCGATTCGGAAGACTCGATGTGCTTGTGAATAACGCCGGTGTGATCATGACGACGCCGTTCGACGAGGCGCATTACGATGAGATCGATCGTGAATACAGCGTTAACTATAGAGCCGTTCTGCATTTCATGCGCGAGTTTATTCCCGTCATGAAACGACAGAAGAGCGGTAACATCGTGACGATCAGCTCACTCGGTGGAATCCTGCCTTTAAAAGAGGCCCCAGGCTACTGCGGATCGAAGTTCGGCGTTCGCGGATTCATGCTGGCTCAGAACATCGCGCTGCGCAGGCATGGCATTACCGTATCGACGATTTATCCGACGGCGATCGATACGCCGATGCTCGAACATGAGGCACTGCACGGGGGCTCGCTTCTGAACTTTGTTTCAGATCCGCTCAAGCCCGTGCAGGTGGCACAGGCCGTGATCCGCGCGATTAAAAAGCGCAAGATGGAGATCGCCGTTCCGACGAGCGAGGGTTATCTGTGCAAGTTTCTGGGCTTTTTTCCGGGCGTGATACCGGCCGTCCTGCCTTTTGTGGAAAGGATCGCCGACCGCAATCGCTTGAAGTATATCAAGCGGAAGGGGCTTGCACCGATGTAA
- a CDS encoding fumarate hydratase, with protein sequence MAEFLYSDPYPLTKDETPYRLLTKDHIRVESLGGREILMVEPEALTFLAAEAMKDVSFYLRPGHLEKVRAILDDPEATENDRFVALAMLKNSAIAGELELPTCQDTGTGTVVAKKGQQVMTPGGDAEAISRGIFQTFAERNLRYSQVIPMTMFEEFNSGTNLPAQIDIYSVDGMKYEFLFLAKGGGSANKTFLYQETKALLNPASLDKFVAEKVKSLGTAACPPYHIALVIGGTSAEMNLKTVKLASAGYLDHLPTSGSKSGHAFRDIELEKRFLDIARNLGIGAQFGGKYLAHDFRVIRLSRHGASCPVGLGVSCSADRNIKAKITKDGIFLEQLEYNPARFLPPAEKMAMDGEVVRIDLNRPMDEIRAELTKYPVKTRVQLTGRLVVARDIAHAKLKERLDRGEPLPDYFKNHPIYYAGPAKTPKGMPSGSFGPTTAGRMDSYVPIFQEKGYSLITLAKGNRSKVVTESCKKNGGFYLGSIGGPAALLAKENIKKVEVLDMPELGMEAVWAIDVEDFPAFIVVDDKGNDFFELL encoded by the coding sequence ATGGCCGAATTCCTTTATTCCGATCCGTATCCATTGACGAAAGATGAGACGCCGTACAGGCTTCTTACGAAAGATCATATTCGTGTTGAGTCGCTGGGCGGTCGTGAGATCCTGATGGTGGAGCCCGAAGCTCTAACCTTCCTTGCCGCCGAGGCGATGAAGGACGTTTCTTTCTACTTGAGGCCAGGCCATCTCGAAAAGGTGAGGGCCATTCTCGATGATCCCGAGGCTACCGAGAACGACCGCTTTGTCGCCCTTGCCATGCTCAAGAACTCGGCCATCGCCGGTGAGCTGGAACTGCCGACCTGCCAGGATACGGGAACGGGAACCGTCGTCGCCAAGAAAGGGCAGCAGGTGATGACTCCAGGCGGCGACGCCGAGGCCATCTCGCGCGGCATCTTCCAGACCTTCGCCGAGCGAAACCTTCGCTATTCACAGGTCATCCCGATGACCATGTTTGAAGAGTTCAACTCGGGCACAAACCTGCCGGCTCAGATCGACATCTACTCCGTCGACGGCATGAAGTACGAGTTCCTGTTCCTTGCAAAAGGCGGCGGATCGGCGAATAAGACCTTCCTCTATCAGGAAACAAAGGCCCTTCTCAATCCGGCATCGCTTGATAAGTTCGTCGCCGAAAAGGTGAAGTCGCTCGGTACGGCGGCTTGCCCTCCGTATCACATCGCATTGGTCATCGGGGGGACTTCAGCCGAGATGAACCTGAAGACCGTGAAGCTTGCCTCTGCCGGCTATCTGGATCATCTGCCGACGAGCGGCAGTAAGTCGGGCCATGCTTTCCGTGACATTGAGCTTGAGAAGAGGTTCCTTGATATCGCCCGCAACCTCGGCATCGGAGCTCAGTTTGGCGGAAAATACCTGGCACACGATTTTCGTGTGATTCGACTGTCGCGTCACGGCGCCTCATGCCCCGTCGGTCTTGGCGTCAGCTGCTCGGCCGACCGCAATATTAAAGCGAAGATCACAAAAGACGGCATATTCCTCGAACAGCTTGAGTATAACCCTGCCCGCTTTCTGCCGCCGGCCGAGAAGATGGCCATGGACGGCGAGGTCGTTCGAATCGATCTCAATCGTCCCATGGACGAGATCCGCGCCGAGCTGACGAAATATCCGGTGAAGACGCGTGTGCAGTTAACCGGTCGCCTCGTCGTCGCCCGCGATATCGCCCACGCAAAACTGAAAGAGCGTCTTGATCGCGGCGAACCTCTGCCTGATTATTTCAAGAATCATCCGATTTATTATGCGGGCCCGGCGAAAACGCCGAAGGGAATGCCTTCAGGATCGTTCGGCCCCACCACAGCCGGACGAATGGACAGCTATGTGCCGATCTTTCAGGAAAAGGGCTATTCGCTGATCACGCTCGCAAAAGGCAACCGCTCGAAGGTCGTAACGGAAAGCTGCAAAAAGAACGGCGGCTTTTATCTTGGTTCGATCGGCGGTCCGGCCGCTCTTCTTGCAAAAGAGAATATCAAGAAGGTCGAGGTGCTTGATATGCCCGAGCTGGGCATGGAGGCCGTCTGGGCGATTGATGTCGAGGACTTCCCTGCCTTCATCGTCGTCGACGATAAGGGTAACGATTTCTTCGAGCTTCTGTGA
- a CDS encoding alkaline phosphatase D family protein: protein MRSPYLTALLLASCSLPVFEQPVPVSEAVVQRVAFGSCVLQGQPQPIWSAIADTDPDVFIFAGDNIYADTWDVSIIERKYRQLGAEPGYQALRSHLLAKGPGRLLATWDDHDYGENDAYRTYPKKRESRRLFLDFFEEPENSARRQHDGIYDAVLYGPPGRRLQVILLDTRYFRDAFDQSEEALKAGKKSGGPYAPTSDTKRTMLGREQWAWLERQFEQPADLRLLVSSVPLVPDDYTTEIWAMMPHERNRILGLVARSGNTIILSGDRHYTEMSRMQHSQDGLTAPIYDFTSSGLNRIWEGGAKQTNRWRIEASHAVHNFGMLSVEYGEDPAVTVEALDESGKTLIRHRIRLADLKQR from the coding sequence ATGCGTTCGCCATATCTGACCGCCTTATTGCTTGCCTCCTGTAGTCTGCCCGTTTTCGAACAGCCCGTGCCCGTTTCAGAGGCCGTCGTTCAGCGCGTCGCCTTTGGTTCCTGCGTGCTTCAGGGACAGCCTCAGCCGATCTGGTCGGCCATTGCCGATACCGACCCCGATGTTTTCATCTTTGCCGGCGATAATATCTATGCCGATACCTGGGATGTTTCGATCATTGAGCGTAAGTACCGTCAGCTTGGAGCAGAGCCGGGCTATCAGGCGCTGCGATCGCATCTTCTTGCAAAAGGTCCCGGGCGTTTGCTTGCTACATGGGACGACCATGACTATGGTGAGAACGACGCCTATCGCACCTATCCGAAGAAACGAGAGTCACGTCGGCTCTTTCTCGATTTCTTTGAGGAGCCGGAGAACTCTGCGCGCCGGCAGCATGATGGCATCTATGACGCTGTACTTTACGGACCTCCCGGTCGCAGGCTGCAGGTCATTCTTCTTGATACGCGTTATTTTCGCGACGCCTTTGATCAATCCGAAGAGGCCCTGAAGGCGGGCAAGAAATCAGGCGGACCCTACGCACCGACATCCGATACGAAACGAACGATGCTTGGCCGGGAGCAATGGGCCTGGCTGGAGCGTCAGTTCGAGCAGCCTGCCGATCTGCGCCTGCTTGTCAGTTCTGTTCCGCTTGTTCCCGACGACTACACGACCGAGATCTGGGCGATGATGCCGCATGAGCGAAACCGCATTCTCGGGTTAGTCGCCAGATCCGGGAACACCATTATCCTGAGCGGCGATCGTCATTATACCGAAATGAGTCGCATGCAGCACTCGCAGGACGGCCTGACGGCTCCGATCTATGATTTTACTTCAAGCGGCCTGAACCGTATCTGGGAAGGAGGCGCAAAGCAGACGAATCGCTGGCGCATCGAGGCGTCGCATGCCGTACATAACTTCGGAATGCTTTCTGTCGAGTACGGAGAAGATCCTGCCGTGACAGTGGAAGCGCTTGATGAAAGTGGGAAGACGCTTATCAGGCATCGCATCAGATTGGCTGATCTCAAGCAGCGATAG
- a CDS encoding sensor domain-containing diguanylate cyclase, whose translation MKAKRIIGLLLLFSFGSAILLTSYITFITFKKQLQLIHNELRLTSERTSLILEKQGSVAAIPSSYSPSCLDLTVSLIAFNRERTAVLRRNISEHEADAIIRAFKEQAWASESFHEWNNSIVYVSASSSADIVLVHAISRNDILRSVADTPMHVMLAIAILILLNVGGLYFFIKTHIEDPLKNLIENRIQSIMQSLTGTTHSLPADFSLNVGFLTSELKNSLEKTMNILYAWARGKRLFEEFSNIALAETDSRNIFRIMHSMVAEQMGIKRTQVYEISNSTNRIELLYSSTEDAKSGLSLDHPDLCFAFRSGHPLFQSVDKKVCSHCPKGDGETILCMPLIAGATAIGICQFSFDTSDLYSTADYQERPLLHERFLSNFVRLAGTALNGLKLLNAYKNQAITDSLTGLYNRRYIVEYMTNMINISKRSSDPMAVLMIDIDHFKRFNDEYGHKIGDLVLREVAGCIRRTVREGDVAGRYGGEEFVCILPGSDMHIALDVAERIRSSVKMIEYDERIGMANIPRITLSIGIAQFPLHGYSHYHLTNAADRALYRAKTEGRDRVRVHAHIPEHEEG comes from the coding sequence ATGAAGGCAAAGCGAATCATCGGGCTGCTGCTTCTTTTCAGCTTTGGCAGCGCCATCCTGCTCACATCGTATATAACATTCATCACATTCAAAAAGCAGTTACAGCTCATCCACAACGAGCTACGCCTGACGTCCGAGCGTACTTCACTGATTCTCGAGAAACAGGGCAGTGTTGCAGCCATACCGTCCTCCTACAGCCCATCCTGTCTTGACCTCACCGTAAGCCTGATCGCTTTCAATAGAGAACGGACGGCTGTGCTGAGGCGAAACATCTCCGAGCATGAGGCCGACGCCATCATCAGAGCGTTTAAAGAGCAGGCCTGGGCGTCCGAATCATTCCACGAATGGAACAACTCCATCGTTTACGTAAGCGCTTCCTCCAGCGCAGACATCGTTCTTGTCCATGCAATAAGCCGCAACGACATATTGCGATCCGTCGCCGATACTCCGATGCATGTAATGCTGGCCATTGCGATTCTAATTCTGCTCAACGTTGGCGGGCTGTATTTCTTTATCAAGACTCATATTGAAGATCCGCTCAAAAATCTTATCGAGAATCGCATTCAATCCATCATGCAGTCGTTAACAGGAACGACCCACTCGCTTCCGGCGGACTTTTCGCTAAACGTAGGATTTCTGACGTCGGAGCTGAAGAACTCCCTCGAAAAGACCATGAACATCCTTTACGCCTGGGCCCGTGGAAAACGTCTCTTTGAAGAATTCTCAAACATCGCCCTTGCCGAAACGGATAGCCGCAATATCTTTCGCATCATGCATAGCATGGTCGCCGAACAGATGGGCATCAAACGCACGCAGGTTTACGAAATCAGCAATAGCACGAATCGTATCGAACTTCTTTACAGCTCAACCGAAGATGCGAAGTCGGGTCTGTCCCTGGACCACCCCGATCTCTGCTTCGCCTTTCGAAGCGGCCATCCGCTCTTTCAGAGCGTCGATAAGAAAGTCTGCAGCCACTGCCCGAAAGGCGATGGAGAAACCATACTGTGCATGCCGTTGATCGCCGGAGCGACGGCTATCGGCATCTGTCAGTTCTCGTTCGATACGAGCGATCTGTACAGCACCGCTGACTATCAGGAGCGCCCCTTGCTTCATGAACGATTCCTTTCCAACTTCGTTCGACTTGCGGGTACGGCACTTAACGGTCTGAAGCTGCTCAACGCCTACAAGAATCAGGCGATCACAGATTCGCTAACAGGCCTCTATAACAGACGCTATATCGTCGAGTATATGACGAATATGATCAACATCTCGAAGCGATCAAGCGATCCGATGGCCGTCTTGATGATCGACATCGATCATTTTAAAAGATTCAACGACGAATACGGTCATAAGATCGGAGACCTCGTTCTGCGTGAGGTGGCCGGGTGTATTCGTCGAACCGTGCGCGAAGGAGACGTCGCCGGGCGATATGGCGGCGAGGAATTCGTATGCATTCTTCCCGGATCCGATATGCATATCGCGCTCGACGTGGCCGAGCGCATCAGAAGCAGCGTGAAGATGATCGAATATGACGAGCGAATCGGCATGGCAAACATTCCACGCATTACGCTCAGCATCGGCATAGCGCAATTTCCGTTGCACGGCTACAGCCACTATCACCTTACAAACGCCGCCGATAGAGCGCTGTACCGTGCAAAAACGGAAGGACGCGACAGGGTTCGCGTTCATGCGCACATCCCCGAACACGAAGAAGGCTAA
- the trxA gene encoding thioredoxin: MKDVLTLTDETFASGTASGVVLVDFWATWCGPCRMQSAVIERVAPMMRGVQFCAINSDENPEVSTALGVSTLPTLMIYKDGKLVDRITGLLPEAQLRQKLEAQL; this comes from the coding sequence ATGAAAGATGTGTTAACGTTGACCGACGAGACTTTTGCTTCTGGAACGGCAAGCGGTGTCGTTCTTGTGGATTTCTGGGCGACCTGGTGCGGACCCTGCCGCATGCAGAGCGCGGTGATTGAAAGGGTGGCCCCGATGATGCGAGGCGTTCAATTCTGCGCCATCAACTCCGACGAGAATCCCGAGGTGTCGACCGCACTCGGCGTTTCGACGCTGCCCACACTGATGATCTATAAAGATGGAAAGCTGGTCGACCGAATAACGGGATTGCTTCCTGAGGCGCAATTAAGGCAGAAACTCGAAGCGCAACTCTGA
- a CDS encoding diaminopimelate decarboxylase family protein codes for MSEKKRQWTDCLSSRGGRLYIEECDTVDLAKKFGSPLFVMSEKQLRENVREFQRAFQKHWPHGRVEVLPAFKANWNLATRKILSEEGAGADIYSRGELEGALMGGTAPQRISVNGGGKSEETIRRCIETGVLITVEDLDEPELIDRIAGELGKKAKIRFRVKPDFPNLHKRTDFAQEYASIDLGIQVYKSGIPAQYLRELGRKVLTMKNVELTGLHFHGGRHHQSLWYWKGMMKRFGLLIVDLCEYWGEPGRPFKLQQIDIGGGFASHRDPHNKLEYSAEIIFTWLTWPFVQLMRLMNAGLRYRLFDLIVKTMARIPYRGYAPTTEEYAEASLTALRSVLEKRLDLSDVTLQLEPGRRMYGNTGIHLTTIKKVKRQTRPMHMNWVLTDTTYFFLTGGVYEYNMHDFVVANRTEERETQIADIVGHSCYADRILPLVKIPDVTEGDVIAILETGAYQEVSASNFNALPRPAVVLVNGSHAELIKRAETMDDVYGRDIIPERLQSKTRVEAGNRA; via the coding sequence ATGTCAGAGAAAAAACGCCAGTGGACGGATTGTCTCTCATCAAGAGGCGGACGTCTTTATATAGAAGAGTGTGATACGGTCGATCTTGCGAAGAAATTCGGATCGCCGCTTTTTGTTATGTCAGAGAAGCAGCTGCGCGAGAACGTGCGCGAGTTTCAGAGGGCCTTTCAGAAGCACTGGCCGCATGGCCGGGTGGAGGTGCTTCCTGCTTTCAAGGCGAACTGGAATCTTGCCACTCGTAAGATTCTCAGTGAAGAGGGAGCCGGCGCCGACATCTATTCGCGCGGCGAACTTGAAGGCGCTTTGATGGGCGGCACGGCGCCACAGCGCATCTCGGTGAACGGCGGCGGAAAAAGCGAAGAGACGATTCGTCGCTGTATCGAAACCGGAGTATTGATTACCGTCGAAGATCTCGATGAGCCCGAGCTTATCGATCGCATCGCCGGCGAACTCGGGAAGAAGGCGAAGATCCGCTTTCGCGTGAAACCCGATTTCCCGAATCTGCATAAGCGCACGGACTTTGCGCAGGAGTATGCGAGTATCGACCTCGGCATTCAGGTATATAAATCGGGAATACCGGCGCAGTATCTGCGCGAACTGGGGCGCAAGGTTCTTACGATGAAAAACGTGGAGTTAACAGGACTCCATTTTCACGGAGGACGTCATCATCAGAGCCTCTGGTACTGGAAAGGCATGATGAAGCGCTTCGGACTTCTTATCGTCGATCTCTGCGAGTACTGGGGCGAGCCCGGTCGGCCCTTCAAGCTTCAGCAGATCGATATCGGCGGCGGCTTTGCCAGCCATCGTGATCCTCATAACAAGCTCGAGTATTCCGCCGAGATCATCTTCACTTGGCTCACATGGCCCTTCGTCCAGCTCATGCGGCTGATGAACGCCGGTCTGCGCTACAGATTGTTCGATCTCATCGTAAAGACGATGGCTCGCATTCCGTATCGCGGATATGCTCCGACGACGGAAGAGTACGCCGAGGCGTCGTTAACGGCCCTGCGATCGGTGCTTGAAAAGCGTCTCGATCTGAGCGACGTCACATTGCAGCTCGAACCCGGCCGCCGAATGTACGGCAATACGGGCATCCATCTGACGACGATTAAGAAGGTGAAACGACAGACCCGGCCGATGCATATGAACTGGGTGCTGACCGATACGACCTACTTCTTCCTGACAGGGGGCGTCTATGAATACAACATGCATGATTTCGTCGTCGCAAACCGAACCGAAGAGCGTGAGACGCAGATTGCCGATATCGTAGGACATTCCTGCTATGCCGACCGGATTCTTCCTCTTGTGAAAATTCCCGATGTAACCGAAGGCGACGTCATCGCCATTCTGGAAACGGGGGCGTATCAGGAGGTTTCGGCGTCTAACTTCAATGCTCTTCCGCGACCGGCCGTGGTGCTTGTGAACGGCAGTCATGCCGAGCTGATCAAACGGGCCGAAACGATGGATGATGTTTACGGAAGAGACATCATTCCCGAAAGACTGCAATCGAAAACTCGCGTTGAAGCGGGGAACAGGGCATGA
- a CDS encoding zinc-binding dehydrogenase, whose translation MKAALLVSGKKELEIVERSLPAPGTGQVRLRVKACGVCGSDVHLILHGTMKCSAYPRVPGHEISGVVEELGEGCHRFKAGDRVVVAAGTSCGECRHCLEGQENLCDQVGVFGFDRDGGYAEEMIVDERYLNLLPESIPFSLGAILADAVSTPYHALRYRGHLRAGETVAVFGTGGLGIHAVALARALGAGRVIALDVDGGALANADAYGADEIVNLREAKNPGKALKEVSGGVDVLLDFSGRAENVAESVRAMNRGGRMILVGIGRSALHFSMPFLLIERQITVGGSYGSDRRALPELIELVSTGRLDLTKSVTSVHKLEEANECLHALEERRGNPIRFVLEP comes from the coding sequence ATGAAGGCAGCCCTGCTTGTATCTGGAAAAAAAGAACTTGAAATCGTAGAACGCTCCCTTCCTGCTCCGGGCACGGGGCAGGTAAGGCTTCGCGTGAAGGCCTGCGGCGTTTGCGGATCCGACGTGCATCTGATTCTTCATGGAACGATGAAATGCAGCGCGTATCCGCGAGTGCCGGGGCATGAGATATCGGGCGTCGTCGAAGAGCTCGGCGAAGGCTGCCATCGCTTCAAGGCAGGCGATCGCGTCGTCGTCGCCGCCGGCACAAGCTGCGGCGAATGCCGCCATTGCCTCGAAGGTCAGGAGAACCTCTGTGATCAGGTCGGCGTCTTCGGCTTTGATCGTGACGGTGGCTATGCCGAAGAGATGATCGTCGACGAGCGTTACCTGAACCTTCTACCCGAATCCATTCCCTTCTCTCTTGGCGCCATCCTCGCCGACGCCGTCTCCACCCCCTATCATGCCCTGCGATACCGCGGACATCTTCGCGCCGGCGAAACGGTGGCCGTCTTCGGCACCGGCGGACTCGGCATTCATGCCGTCGCCCTTGCGCGAGCCCTCGGTGCCGGTCGCGTCATCGCCCTTGACGTCGACGGCGGCGCCCTTGCAAACGCCGACGCTTACGGCGCCGACGAAATCGTTAACCTGCGCGAAGCGAAGAATCCCGGCAAGGCATTGAAAGAAGTATCGGGCGGCGTTGATGTGCTTCTCGATTTCTCGGGCCGTGCCGAAAACGTCGCCGAATCCGTGCGGGCGATGAACAGAGGCGGACGCATGATTCTCGTCGGCATCGGTCGATCGGCGCTGCACTTCTCGATGCCGTTTCTGTTGATTGAAAGACAGATCACGGTCGGCGGATCTTACGGCTCAGATCGCCGCGCCCTGCCCGAGCTCATCGAACTCGTCTCTACGGGACGGCTTGACCTGACGAAGTCCGTTACGTCGGTGCACAAACTCGAAGAGGCTAACGAGTGCTTGCATGCTCTTGAAGAGCGAAGAGGCAATCCGATTCGATTCGTTCTTGAGCCATGA
- a CDS encoding M14 family metallopeptidase, translating to MFTRKKSLLFLILSGVLAMIATVLFFTNHPAEEGEVDAAVQPYYLNSYEDSRAAFRSLAMHWKSEGAVVESFRVPSAVDDDLTIDTLYIPPKGRPEKLVIIASGTHGIEAFTGSAVQRYFLERILPDLDRTNLGVLAVHAVNPYGFRYERRVSEHNVDLNRNWDVEPSLFQATNEGYEIVNEMLNPKGKVDLGSMDNRFFAVRSIMQIVQHGMPALRQAILQGQYAHPQGLYFGGRTFEPQKALLEPLFKKTAASYSHVLLIDLHTGFGERGRLHLFPNAIRDPAVRARLEAVFAGYQIDYGDTEDFYTTTGDFSEYMGKLLDDKIYLPMVFEYGTMDSQTTSGSIRSLHNMIVENQGFWHGYESDDDEAEAKRRFREHYNPTSHIWRTKVIHDSDALLRRSIANFLSLKD from the coding sequence ATGTTCACGCGAAAAAAAAGCCTGTTGTTCTTGATCCTGAGCGGCGTCCTTGCGATGATCGCAACGGTCCTCTTTTTTACAAACCACCCTGCCGAAGAGGGGGAAGTCGATGCTGCCGTTCAACCCTATTACCTGAATTCCTACGAAGATAGCCGGGCTGCGTTCCGCTCCCTTGCCATGCACTGGAAAAGCGAGGGCGCCGTCGTCGAGTCGTTTCGCGTTCCTTCTGCCGTGGACGACGATCTTACGATAGATACGTTGTATATTCCGCCGAAGGGCAGACCCGAAAAACTTGTAATCATCGCCTCGGGTACGCATGGCATCGAGGCCTTTACGGGCAGCGCCGTGCAGCGGTATTTCCTTGAGCGCATCCTGCCCGATCTTGATCGTACGAATCTCGGCGTTCTGGCCGTACATGCCGTTAACCCCTATGGTTTTCGCTATGAAAGACGAGTAAGCGAGCATAACGTCGATCTCAATCGCAACTGGGACGTCGAACCTTCTCTCTTTCAGGCAACGAACGAAGGCTATGAAATCGTAAACGAGATGCTGAATCCGAAGGGGAAGGTCGATCTCGGCAGCATGGATAACCGTTTTTTTGCCGTACGTTCCATCATGCAGATCGTGCAGCATGGTATGCCTGCATTGAGGCAGGCCATCTTACAGGGGCAGTACGCTCATCCACAGGGGCTGTATTTTGGAGGTCGCACGTTCGAGCCTCAAAAAGCTCTGCTTGAACCGCTTTTCAAGAAGACGGCCGCTTCCTACAGCCATGTATTGCTTATCGATCTGCATACCGGCTTCGGTGAGCGCGGTCGTCTGCATCTTTTTCCAAACGCCATTCGTGATCCGGCTGTGCGTGCGCGGTTGGAGGCCGTCTTCGCGGGATATCAGATCGACTACGGCGACACCGAGGACTTTTACACGACGACCGGAGATTTCTCTGAGTATATGGGCAAGCTGCTCGATGATAAGATCTATCTGCCTATGGTCTTTGAATACGGAACGATGGATTCACAGACGACGTCGGGCTCGATTCGTTCCCTGCATAATATGATCGTCGAGAACCAGGGATTCTGGCATGGCTACGAATCTGACGATGACGAGGCTGAGGCGAAGAGACGTTTTCGCGAGCACTACAACCCGACCTCTCATATATGGAGGACGAAGGTTATTCACGATAGCGATGCTCTTCTGCGTCGCTCGATCGCAAACTTCCTGAGTCTGAAGGATTGA